One uncultured Carboxylicivirga sp. genomic window, GGCATCCATTTTTATTTCATATTCAAGAATGAAGTTGGTAAATTGTTGCTTGGTAGCAAGGTAAGTGCTTGGGGATCCTTCGGTTGTTATTCCAACAATAGCGCCATCTTCAACTACATATGTGGCATATCCATTGAGTGGTTTCCAACCTTTAAGATTTTTTCCATTAAACAATTCTGTTGAATTTTTTTGCGCTTGTAGCGAAAGAGCAAAAATGAACAGGATAGAGACAATACTTCTTATTTTCATTTCATGTTTGAGTTAACTGTTAAAAAACGAATGTTTTTAAATTTAACTCAACTAACTTATTAAAAGCCCTTTTTACGTTGTTTTTACCCTTGTTTTAACGGTTAAAACACAAGACTTAAGGCCTTAGTTTTGTGGGGATTGTATTTTTTGTTTTCTTTACATTTAAGAAGACCCTAATGATTACAGAGCAAGACAAAAAAGAGACACTAAAACGTATTTTAAATAGTAAAACATTCTCGAAGTCGACAACTACGAATGTTTTATTAAAGTTTCTTGTTGAAAAATCCATACAGGATGTTGAAATTACAGCAGCCGATATCGGTCATGAGATTTTTGGTGCCCGATATGAACAGGAAAAAAGTGAAGCCACTGTCAGGGTTAATATTTACCATTTACGAAAAAAACTAAAGAGATACTTCGAGGAAGAAGGACAGAATGATCCTATCGCTATTTTTATTGAGACAGGGCAATATAAAGTTAGCTTTAAAGAGGTAACGAATGGCAAACCTGGCAGAAAGAAGCCTGTTTTTTCTATTGTACTGGCATTCTTCTTTATCATTTTATTGGCCGTACTATTTTTAATTAGTAGTAAACCAAAAGATAGAATATGGTCGTCTATTTTTAAAAACAATTATCAAAATACATTATACTTAAGCCCCATTTATGGCTATTCAGGTCCCGGACCAGGCGGGAGTTATATCTTTCATAGAGATACACGTATTAATTCTGACCTCCAACTACAAAAGATGTTGGATTCCCTTAATCTTCCTGAAGATAGTTATGAACCAGCCTGGAATAATTATGTCACATTTGAAGATGCAGCAACACTAAGACATTTCTCTCGATTATTCACATCTCACAGAAAAGATTTTGCAGTAAGAAGAGCTACGGATTTTTTAATAAGTGATATAAAAGACCAAAATATTATTTATTTAAGCCCAATGCGTTACCATACGCAGTTCAGAGATGTGTTTAATGAATTCTCCACTAATATAAAGTTGTCGGGTAATATTGCAGACAATGTCTATATTAGTTATACTGGTGATGAATCAAAAACTGACTCAACATGGAAGTTGAAATCAGACTCTAGAACCTTTGAACATGCCATTGCGGCTAAATTTAAAGGTTCTAATAATACAAATCACATTATGTTTTTTGCCGATCATGGATTGGGATTAACAGCCATGGCAGAATTCTTTACCAATGAAGATTCCATTCGTTCATTCTCCGATAAACATCTCAAAGAAACAGAGGAGTTTATTGCCTTATTCTATGTGAGTGGTAAGAATCGAACCAATCTGGATCTCAAGCTTATACTATTGGATGACAATAAGTAATCTTTCCTAACTTTATTAAACTAGCGATAGAAAGCTTATTCAATAAACTTTAGATTTATTAACTCATGTAATACCATTAAAACAATTCATTTGTTTTAATTTTGTCTTGATTTTATAATCTGTCAGAGTTTTTCTAATTCCAACATTTATTTTATAATTTGATTAAGCCATTGAAGAAACGGTTGTTTTTTTAATGATAAACAATTTATATATGCCTATAAACCGACATTCGAAATATTTTTTGCCTTCCATCACTTTATTATTGGCCATGCTAACAGCAATGTCGCCTTTGGCAATTGATACTTACCTATCATCGATGCCAATTATGGCTGATTATTTTGGGGTTAATATCAGTAAAGTTGAAATTTCGTTAACGGTGTATTTTTTAGGATTTGCCTTGGGTAATTTCTTTGGAGGACCTTTATCTGATGCCTTTGGAAGGAAGACTCTCGCTATGACAGGTATTTCGTTATATGGTATAGCTGCTATTATTATACCGTTTTGTTCGTCCATTGAACAGGTTTGGATTTTAAGAGCGATTCAGGCCTTTGGTGGAGGTTTTGCATCTGTAACAGCTATGGTTTTTGTTCGTGATTGGTTTGAGGGGAAGCAGGTTGCGCGTCTTGCTACAGTAATTGGTATGATAATGATGTTTGCGCCACTTGTTGCTCCAATTATTGGAACGGCACTAGGTCAATTAATTGGATGGCATGCTATTTTTTATTTCCTGGCAGTTTTTGCTTTAGTCTTATGGATTCTGTTTGTCTTTTTCATGTCTGAATCAAGGGAAAAGCATCTGATTGAGCGTAGAATAACATGGAAACAGTTTATTGGGAAATATCTGATTTTCTTTCGATCAAAAAAAGCTGTACTACTATTGATTGCCACAGCTTTTTCGATGTCGGGTATGTTCGTGTTTATTACAAGTTCTTCATTTATGTACCTCGAATATTTCGGTCTCGAACCCAGAATATTCCCATTGTTGTTTGCAGCCAATGTAGCCTTAAATGTTGTTTTGTCGTTTGTAAATAATAGGTTGCTTAAGAAATTTGAGCCTCAGAATATGCTTAAGTTTGGTTTGGTACTTCAAATGATTGCCGGACTAATAATTTTTGTTGCAACATTAAATAAAGATGCGAATTTTTCCCTTGTATTTGGTGGAGTGGTTTTATATATAGGTAGTCTGGGAATGGTTTTTGGCAATGCAACTGCCACGATTTTAAATCTCTTACCAGAAATAAGTGGATCGGCTAATGCCATGATTGGTGTTACCCGTTTTATTATGAGTTTTATTGTTGGATCGATGCCAGCATTGTTTTATAATGGAACTTTACTACCTATTGGAGCAACAATGTTAGTATGTTGTATTATCGCTTTAATTTTCTTTTTCTTTTTTAGCAGGCAAGAACTAAATCAAACAGGGAATAATTAATCTGTATTCTATTCTGATTTAAATATTAAAGACAGACTCTAAATTAGGTGTTTATCTCAAAAGTATGATCTTATTAACATCAATCAATCGTTGGTTTTAGTATATTGTACTGGATGAAACCATTGATATTCATATTAACTTTTGCTATTACACTCGGTTCTTTTGCGCAGAATATTGCAACAATTAATGGCAATAGTGTAATCATTAATAATAATGTGATTTCTGCTGAAATATCTGGTGGAAGAATGACTACTTTAAATCTTATTGGACATGCTAATATTTTAAATAATGGAGGATATGGTTATTTTTCGTATGTTGACAATGTTGGATTTTTTTCTCCTAGTACCTTAACGCCACAGATAAAAGTCAATAATACTGAAATTGCTGATATCTATTATAGCATTATAGATAACTTTAATGTGGAAATGCACTATGTTTTTAGAAAGAATGAAAGTGGTTTCTTTGTTTACTTCATTGTGTCTGATATAGGTTTATCCTTTAAAACAATGAATTCATTAAGGTTTGCAGTTAGAGTTGATAAGGGTATATTTGATTATGCATGGACCACGGAGCGCGAGGGAGCTATGATTCATCCCGATGTGTTGGCAAATTATGTAGAAGAAATCCAAGATGCTACCTATCTGTTACAGGACGGCACCATTTATACGAAATATGACTGGGCGGTTGACAAAATACGAGATGATTTACATGGGTTAATGGGTAATGGAGCCGGTATTTGGAATATTGAAGCCAGTCATGAATATAGTAATAGCGGACCAACAGCACAGGAATTAACATTACACGGAACAGACACAACACCCATCCTTTTGAGTCAGTTTTTCAGTAATCATTATGGAGGCGAGATTATAACGCTCAAAGATGAATATACTTCGTGGCAGAAAATTTTCGGGCCGCATTTCATTTATCTCAATACAGGTACACAAAACGAAATGATTGCCGATGCCAAACAAAAAGCTTCAGAACTAAAAGAATTGTGGCCTTACACCTGGCTTAACGAAACTATATATCCTCTTAACAGAGGAACTTTATCTGGTACATTAAAAATTGACGGCCAAGCAGAGGTTGATAGCGCCATGGTACTCTTAAGTAAGAAAGCTCCTTCTTGGGTTGTAGGGATTGACCCATGGC contains:
- a CDS encoding polysaccharide lyase family protein, whose translation is MKPLIFILTFAITLGSFAQNIATINGNSVIINNNVISAEISGGRMTTLNLIGHANILNNGGYGYFSYVDNVGFFSPSTLTPQIKVNNTEIADIYYSIIDNFNVEMHYVFRKNESGFFVYFIVSDIGLSFKTMNSLRFAVRVDKGIFDYAWTTEREGAMIHPDVLANYVEEIQDATYLLQDGTIYTKYDWAVDKIRDDLHGLMGNGAGIWNIEASHEYSNSGPTAQELTLHGTDTTPILLSQFFSNHYGGEIITLKDEYTSWQKIFGPHFIYLNTGTQNEMIADAKQKASELKELWPYTWLNETIYPLNRGTLSGTLKIDGQAEVDSAMVLLSKKAPSWVVGIDPWQKQPYDYMFWTEANKNGDFLISNIRPGTYTLHAYTQKGKLIDDLQLDDININVGENALDAIEWMANDKQKSIFQIGNADHKSGEYNLADLPRAYGRWKDSPYILTYNVNTDNPRDNWYYCQRVGSTWKINFDVTNASMLLDPTLKVAIAGVDAKPHLDVVLNGTTISTTDLGTDSGIRRSSLTGGKYSMITVSVNKELLLEGTNSIEMRCYGSAQEYKGIMYDAILLEADTVDIGTSLKPTISSKKPKILITQTSPGIIQIQTDININAISIIDLTGNKVFHHNYDLRHQFFITDFNKTTGTYIIQLHTPDRIYTQKFCYLN
- a CDS encoding multidrug effflux MFS transporter; protein product: MPINRHSKYFLPSITLLLAMLTAMSPLAIDTYLSSMPIMADYFGVNISKVEISLTVYFLGFALGNFFGGPLSDAFGRKTLAMTGISLYGIAAIIIPFCSSIEQVWILRAIQAFGGGFASVTAMVFVRDWFEGKQVARLATVIGMIMMFAPLVAPIIGTALGQLIGWHAIFYFLAVFALVLWILFVFFMSESREKHLIERRITWKQFIGKYLIFFRSKKAVLLLIATAFSMSGMFVFITSSSFMYLEYFGLEPRIFPLLFAANVALNVVLSFVNNRLLKKFEPQNMLKFGLVLQMIAGLIIFVATLNKDANFSLVFGGVVLYIGSLGMVFGNATATILNLLPEISGSANAMIGVTRFIMSFIVGSMPALFYNGTLLPIGATMLVCCIIALIFFFFFSRQELNQTGNN